CGGTATTGGTCGTGCTCGTGGCACTCCTTCTCGAAGAACGCGGACGCGGTCGAGCCAGAAGGCTCGCGAGGCGCCAACCTTGTTGTTGATGATCGGCTCCGCGTTAGTTAAATGGCTTGCCTCTCGGTCAAGGACGGCTCCTGATATTCGACTGCAACCCACCGGTTATTGCAATCACTTGGCGTGTTGCACATTGACATTCGGGCCGAGCAGGCTGAGCAGACTCTGCCAACATTCCCGACTCACACAACCCATTCGCGATTCATCATACGCTCACAGACGGGCGTGGAAGCGCCCTATCCTGTGCTCAAACAGCGGAAACCGAGAATGCCGAACCGGTAGACGGGCGCGAACACGGAGCGACGAGCCGCGCACACGTCTTGCGCGAGGTCATTCCAGCCCCCGCCCCGGATGACACGATCGGCACTAATTCCCATCGGACCCACCGGGTCCACCACACTCGCGGTCGTGTAGGGGCGCATCCCGTCCCGGCACCATTCCCACACGTTCCCTAGCACATCGTACAGCCCCACCCGTTCGCCCGCTTCTGGCCCACCTCGTGCGTCTCATTTTCAGCGTTCTCCTTGTACCACGCCATCGCGTCCAGATCCCCGTATTGCACACCCGGCGAACCAGCACGACACGCGTACTCCCACTCTGCCTCCGTCGGTAACGCCAGATCCAGCCCCACAGTGCCGCTCAGCTTTGCCACGAACGCATGGCAATCATTCCAACTCACGCTCTCCACCGGGCAACGCGGATTCGTAAATCGGCTCGGTTTTTTGCCCATTACCGCCGACCGCAGTTCCTGCGTGCATGGGGTATCGAATAGCCAATAACCACGACTCAGGACCACCTCGTGAATCGGGCCTTCGTTGCTTCGGTGACCTTCCTCCGAATTTGGGGAGCCCATCTGGAATGAACCTGGTGGGATCCAACGCAACCGCTGCGCAACCCGCCCCTCTGCCCTTGACGAGATGGTGAACTTGACCCACAGGCCGTATCGGTCTTGGCCCCAAGTTGAGGCCCAAGCGGGAGGGCTGCCGTCCGAGAGTGGGTGTGGTAGCACGTGCGATTCCGTCTGACTTCGCACGAAATGAGGATTCATCTCGTGTTCTTTGTGGCGAAAGAATCGCGCTCGTCGGTCGTGGCCTGTGCGGGCCTTGTCATCGCTCCAACCCGCTTCTTCCTCGCACGTCCCTTTGCTCTTCAACACGCGATCACTTTCCTGAACTCAAACAGCGGAAGCCGAGGTCGAAGGCTCGGTGGTCGGACCTGTAGGTAAAATGATAGGCTGCACGCACATCCTGTGCGTCGCGATGCCACCCCCCGCCTCGAATGACACGATCAGCACTAATTCCCATCGGACCCACCGGGTCCACCACACTCGCGGTCGTGTAGGGGCGCATCCCGTCCCAGCACCATTCCCACACGTTCCCAAGCATGTCGTACAATCCCCACCCGTTCGCCCGCTTCTGGCCCACCACTCGTGTACCTGCCTTTGTGTGCGGGTACTGCTTGTTGGGCCACTCAGACGAATCTTCTCCCTCTTCCAGATCGTACTCCCATCCGCTGTTGCCACCATACCACGCAATCGCATCCAAACCCGGGGCGTTGTTTTCGCCGACTGTCTTCACATCACCCGTGTACGTCGATGTCGTCGTCCCCGCCCGGCACGCGTACTCCCACTGGGCTTCCGTCGGTAAACGGCTACCTAGGGCTACGTGACCATTCAAACGCTCCGCGAATTCCTGACATTCCTCCCAACTCACTCGCTCCACTGGGCGGCGCGGCCCTTTGAACCGACTCGGGTTCGAGCCCATCACGGCCTCCCACAACTCCTGCGTACAAGGTACGTCGAATAGCCAAAAACCTTGGCTGATTATCACCTTATGAGTCGGACCTTCATCACGAAATCGTCCTTCTTCTGAGTCCGGTGAACCCATCCAAAAGTGACCCGCTGGAATCCAACGCATCCGTTGCACTAACCAACTATTAGACCCCGTGGAGATCTCAAACTCTATCCATAGGCCGTGCCGATCTTGCCCCCAGGCCGAGGCCCAGGCAGGCGGGTGTCCGTCCGAGAGCGGGTGTTGTATCACGTTCACGATCCGTTTTAATACACAAACGCCGTCATTGAAGCGACGGCGAAGAGAAAGAACTCCAGAGGAAGGCTTCTCACTGTCCTGAGAAGCAGCGGAAGCCGAGGTAACCGTCCCGAATACTAGGCGCGTACGCTGTGCGGTAGGCCGCCCGCGCGTACCGCGCAGGACCGTCCCAGCCCCCTCCTCGGATGACACGATCGGTACCTGCTTCCCCCGGACCAATCGGGTCTGCCACACTCCCACCGGTGTAAACGCGTTGTCCGTCGCGGCACCACTCCCACACGTTCCCCAGCATGTCGTACAGGCCCCATCCGTTCGCCAACTTTGAACCCACCACTCGCGTGCCTGCCCTCGCATCCAGGTACTGCTTCTCCGTCCAACTCAACATTTCCTCCCCCTCTTCCAGATCGTACTCCCGACCGCTGTTGCCACCATACCACGCAATCGCATCCAAACCCGGGGCGTTGTTCTCCCCAACTATTTCTATGTCACCCGTGTACGTCGATGTCGTCGTCCCTGCACGGCATGCGTATTCCCACTGCGCCTCCGTCGGCAACGTCAGCTCCAGCCCTGCTACTTTCTCATTCGCACGCTTCAGGAACGCCCCCACGTCCACCCAGCTCACGTTTTCCACCGGGCGACGCGGATCTTTGAATCGGCTCGGGTTCGCACTCATCACCGCCTCCCACAATCCCTGCGTGCACGGCGTGTCGAACAACCAATACCCCTGACTAATCACCACCTCGTGAACCGGTCCCTCGTCATCCCATCGCCCCTCCTCTGAATCCGGTGAGCCCATCCGGAACCGACCCGCTGGAATCCAACGCAAACGCTGTGTTACGACCGAATGCTCATTACCACGTACCTCGAATTCTGCCCACAGCCCCAACCTGTCTCGGCCGATTGCGGTCGCCCAGCGAGGCTGTATGCTCCGCTCTAGGATCAGGTCGTCGAGATCACTGCGGATGCGCACATTCAGTGCCGACGAGAGCGCGAACCTGTCGGATCTTGCCTCACTCAACATGATCGCGACCGCTCCACCGGACATCTCCATTCCGGGGCCGGGCTCTGCCCCCCGGTCCCGAACACTCACTGCCGTCTGCGCTCTGGCCGGTTCTATCTCTCCTGAAATCAAGCAACGGAAGCCGTGCATATCGTCCCGGAAGTCTTGCGCGTGCGCCCAGCGGAAGGCCGCGCGCACGCACCACGCTATGTTACGCCAGCCGCTCCCCCGAACGACCCGGTCAGTATCAACTTCCGTTGATCCGACCGGGTCCACCACTGACCCGAAGACGTAGGGACGCTGACCGTCGCAGCACCACTCCAGCACATTCCCCAGCATGTCGTACAGGCCCCATCCGTTCGCCAACTTTGAACCCACCACTCGCGTGCCTGCCCTCGCATCCAGGTACTGCTTGTTGGGCCACTCAGACGAATCTTCCCCCTCTTCCAGATCGTACTCCCGACCGCTGTTGCCACCATACCACGCAATCGCATCCAAACCCGGGGCGTTGAATCTCCCGACGACCATCACATCACCCGTGTACGTCGATGTCGTCGTCCCTGCACGGCATGCGTATTCCCACTGCGCCTCCGTCGGCAACGTCAGCTCCAGCCCTGCTACTTTCTCATTCGCACGCTTCAGGAACGCCCCCACGTCCACCCAGCTCACGTTTTCCACCGGGCGACGCGGATCTTTGAATCGGCTCGGGTTCGCACTCATCACCGCCTCCCACAGTCCCTGCGTGCACGGCGTGTCGAACAACCAATACCCCTGACTAATCACCACCTCGTGAACCGGTCCCTCGTTGTCCCATCGCCCCTCCTCTGAATCCGGTGAGCCCATCCGGAACCGACCCGCTGGAATCCAACGCAAACGCTGCACAATCGACTTCACGCGGATCGTCGCCCACGGACCGTACTGGTCCTGGCCAAAGTCATCCGCCCAAATGGGGCGGGTGACTTCGCCTTCGGCACGCGCTTTCTGCCAATTATCATCTACGCGGAGTATCCGGTTTGTGGTCCGCAGTGAGCCAAGCAGACTGCCAACCCCTCCAGAGTGGTTGGGGGCGACCGGTGAGATCGGCGTGAATGTTAGTTCGACACCGTACTGACGAATGTCGAAGGTGAGAGCGGTCGGCCCGCGGTCATGTTCTGCGGGATCAAAACCAGGCGAACTCAACTTGCCGTTGGGAAAGCACCTCTTTTGCAGCAGCCGGTAGACTGGTCCGGTGCTCGGGTCGGCCCACGCGGTGCCCGGCAGTCGAGACACTGCGCGGCCGACGTAATCCTTCAGCGCGGCGATCCCGGCAGCCGCTGGTGCGGCGGCCTGCGTGGCAAGATTGTGCAGCGCCAGTCGAGCGTCTTCTTGGTCGACCGACGGCACGAGCCCGCGTGAGCTCTGGGGCAGCCGGGCCACCTCTTGGAGCCAGACCAGCAAGTCACATGCCTGCCGCCAGGACCTGATCGTCTCCAAAACGACGCGGCGCAGATCCTCGGGCTCGTGCTCGAACAGTGGGAGTAATACGTCTTTCGCGTGATCCGCGTCGAGTGTTGCGGCCACCGGGTGTTTGCTCACCACTGCCGGGTGCTGCCACAGTGCCGATTCTAGTGATGCATCGGCGGCGCTGGGGCCGGACAACAGCGTGCGAATAATCCGGAGGAGGCCAGGCTCAAGCCGAATCGCGGGCGCCACAAGAGTGAGTAGTCGTTCGACTACCCTTTGCCGCTCGTCGGGGTCACGGACAACAGCCTGGGGCAATTTCTGCCCGGAGCAAACTGTAAATGCTCGACGAATCGCGCTGGGAACCAATTCTGTCGCGCAGGGCACAAGAGCGACGGAGTGGCAACCAGCTTCACGTAATGACTCACCCCATCGGCCCCACGCGGCGTGCAATCCGTCCCCGCCAGGCTGCAAACAGCCGAGATCGCCCAGAACCAG
This region of Gemmata massiliana genomic DNA includes:
- a CDS encoding formylglycine-generating enzyme family protein; this translates as MRWIPAGHFWMGSPDSEEGRFRDEGPTHKVIISQGFWLFDVPCTQELWEAVMGSNPSRFKGPRRPVERVSWEECQEFAERLNGHVALGSRLPTEAQWEYACRAGTTTSTYTGDVKTVGENNAPGLDAIAWYGGNSGWEYDLEEGEDSSEWPNKQYPHTKAGTRVVGQKRANGWGLYDMLGNVWEWCWDGMRPYTTASVVDPVGPMGISADRVIRGGGWHRDAQDVRAAYHFTYRSDHRAFDLGFRCLSSGK
- a CDS encoding formylglycine-generating enzyme family protein; the protein is MAATLDADHAKDVLLPLFEHEPEDLRRVVLETIRSWRQACDLLVWLQEVARLPQSSRGLVPSVDQEDARLALHNLATQAAAPAAAGIAALKDYVGRAVSRLPGTAWADPSTGPVYRLLQKRCFPNGKLSSPGFDPAEHDRGPTALTFDIRQYGVELTFTPISPVAPNHSGGVGSLLGSLRTTNRILRVDDNWQKARAEGEVTRPIWADDFGQDQYGPWATIRVKSIVQRLRWIPAGRFRMGSPDSEEGRWDNEGPVHEVVISQGYWLFDTPCTQGLWEAVMSANPSRFKDPRRPVENVSWVDVGAFLKRANEKVAGLELTLPTEAQWEYACRAGTTTSTYTGDVMVVGRFNAPGLDAIAWYGGNSGREYDLEEGEDSSEWPNKQYLDARAGTRVVGSKLANGWGLYDMLGNVLEWCCDGQRPYVFGSVVDPVGSTEVDTDRVVRGSGWRNIAWCVRAAFRWAHAQDFRDDMHGFRCLISGEIEPARAQTAVSVRDRGAEPGPGMEMSGGAVAIMLSEARSDRFALSSALNVRIRSDLDDLILERSIQPRWATAIGRDRLGLWAEFEVRGNEHSVVTQRLRWIPAGRFRMGSPDSEEGRWDDEGPVHEVVISQGYWLFDTPCTQGLWEAVMSANPSRFKDPRRPVENVSWVDVGAFLKRANEKVAGLELTLPTEAQWEYACRAGTTTSTYTGDIEIVGENNAPGLDAIAWYGGNSGREYDLEEGEEMLSWTEKQYLDARAGTRVVGSKLANGWGLYDMLGNVWEWCRDGQRVYTGGSVADPIGPGEAGTDRVIRGGGWDGPARYARAAYRTAYAPSIRDGYLGFRCFSGQ